Proteins encoded in a region of the Nitrospinota bacterium genome:
- the sppA gene encoding signal peptide peptidase SppA, whose product MTSYDAPKSKRSFGKILLLIIGGVFLMMIVSSVISAFFSDGFIQSDNQIAVVEIQGMISSSREIVQQLRKFQRAPHVRGIILRIDSPGGAVGPSQEIYNAVVRIKEDGTKKIYASLGTVAASGGYYIASATDEIFANPGTLTGSIGVIMAFSNIQDLISKIGVKPEVIKSGEFKDAGSPVRPISDEERKLLQNLVDDVHQQFVEDVAKGRNLSTEQVKPLADGRVFTGRQALEYNLVDQLGGLQDAIDALAIQAHIDGPPQIVEEEEEVPFLDWLLQSSLSKNLTQTLSSNAYPVPQFLWTLQ is encoded by the coding sequence ATGACTTCTTACGACGCTCCAAAATCCAAAAGATCCTTTGGTAAAATTCTTTTGCTGATTATTGGGGGAGTCTTTCTGATGATGATCGTGTCTTCCGTCATTAGCGCATTTTTTTCAGACGGTTTCATCCAGTCAGACAATCAGATCGCCGTCGTGGAAATTCAGGGAATGATCTCCAGTTCAAGAGAAATCGTTCAGCAGTTGAGGAAATTTCAACGCGCCCCCCACGTCAGGGGAATCATATTAAGAATTGATTCCCCTGGGGGTGCGGTGGGACCTTCCCAGGAAATATACAATGCCGTCGTCAGAATCAAAGAAGACGGAACGAAAAAGATTTATGCCTCGCTCGGGACCGTTGCGGCCTCCGGCGGATATTACATTGCCAGCGCCACCGATGAAATCTTCGCGAATCCGGGAACGTTGACGGGAAGTATCGGGGTCATCATGGCTTTCTCCAATATTCAGGACCTGATTTCAAAAATCGGAGTGAAGCCCGAAGTCATTAAAAGTGGAGAATTCAAGGATGCCGGTTCTCCCGTAAGACCCATTTCCGATGAAGAGCGCAAACTGCTACAAAACCTGGTGGATGATGTGCATCAGCAGTTTGTTGAAGACGTGGCAAAAGGCAGAAACCTTTCGACCGAACAAGTAAAGCCCTTGGCGGATGGGCGGGTGTTCACCGGTCGGCAGGCACTGGAATATAATCTGGTCGATCAACTTGGCGGCTTGCAGGATGCCATCGATGCTCTTGCCATTCAGGCTCACATCGACGGCCCCCCACAAATCGTGGAGGAAGAAGAAGAGGTTCCTTTCCTCGATTGGCTGTTGCAGTCCTCACTTTCAAAAAACCTGACCCAAACCCTTTCGTCTAACGCTTACCCGGTGCCCCAGTTTCTTTGGACCCTGCAATGA
- a CDS encoding integration host factor subunit beta — protein sequence MTKAELVEKVANQIDLTKKQTEIVVNTVFQSITESLSEGKKVELRGFGSFRIRERNARVGRNPKSGDKVDVPAKRVPFFKAGKELRELVDNE from the coding sequence ATGACAAAAGCAGAGCTGGTTGAAAAGGTGGCAAACCAAATTGACCTGACCAAAAAGCAGACCGAAATTGTTGTAAACACTGTATTTCAGAGCATTACAGAGTCGCTGAGCGAAGGGAAAAAGGTTGAGTTACGAGGCTTTGGCAGCTTCCGCATCCGAGAGAGAAACGCAAGGGTCGGGCGCAACCCAAAATCAGGTGACAAAGTCGATGTTCCCGCAAAAAGAGTACCCTTCTTTAAAGCTGGGAAAGAATTGCGGGAATTGGTGGACAACGAATAA
- the aroC gene encoding chorismate synthase, with amino-acid sequence MSGNTFGKIFKIATWGESHGPGVGVVVEGCPAGLPLKESEIQKELDRRKTGQSKVTTTRKEGDKVQFMSGVFQGKTTGTPISMLVINQDADSSKYELIKDLFRPGHADYTYQMKYGFRDYRGGGRSSARETVGRVAAGAIAKKLLKRQKIKITGYTRQIGPIRAQNFDFDEIEKNIIRCPDKAMAEKMIAHVMKARKIGDSVGGIVEVVVEGVPAGLGEPVFDRLDADLAKAVMSIPAVKGVEIGIGFEAAEMLGSECNDAFIMKGRKITTKTNHAGGILGGISNGENIVLRMVVKPTSSINKTQNTVTQKGKTATINVEGRHDPCICPRAVPIAEAMVALTLIDHWMRQQLSRLK; translated from the coding sequence ATGTCGGGAAACACGTTTGGAAAAATATTCAAAATAGCGACCTGGGGTGAATCCCATGGCCCAGGGGTCGGGGTTGTGGTTGAGGGCTGTCCGGCAGGACTGCCGCTCAAGGAGTCAGAAATCCAAAAAGAACTCGACCGCCGGAAAACCGGTCAAAGCAAGGTCACGACCACCCGCAAGGAAGGCGACAAGGTCCAGTTCATGTCCGGGGTCTTCCAGGGCAAAACGACGGGAACCCCGATTTCCATGCTGGTGATAAACCAGGACGCGGATTCCTCGAAATATGAACTGATTAAAGATCTTTTTCGCCCCGGTCACGCCGACTACACCTATCAGATGAAATACGGGTTTCGTGATTACCGTGGCGGAGGCCGCTCCAGCGCACGGGAAACCGTGGGTCGGGTCGCCGCCGGCGCCATCGCCAAAAAACTCCTCAAACGCCAGAAAATAAAAATAACCGGTTATACCCGGCAAATCGGACCCATCCGTGCCCAAAACTTCGATTTCGATGAGATCGAAAAAAATATCATCCGCTGCCCCGACAAAGCCATGGCCGAGAAGATGATCGCCCATGTCATGAAAGCCAGAAAAATAGGCGACTCTGTCGGCGGCATTGTGGAAGTCGTGGTTGAGGGCGTTCCTGCCGGCCTCGGAGAACCGGTTTTCGACCGGCTCGATGCCGACTTGGCCAAGGCCGTCATGAGCATTCCAGCGGTCAAGGGAGTGGAAATCGGCATTGGATTTGAAGCCGCCGAGATGCTCGGCTCCGAATGCAATGATGCCTTTATCATGAAAGGCCGAAAAATCACCACAAAAACCAACCATGCCGGCGGTATTCTCGGAGGAATTTCCAACGGGGAGAATATTGTTCTCCGTATGGTGGTGAAACCCACATCGTCCATCAACAAAACCCAAAACACCGTCACCCAAAAAGGCAAGACCGCGACCATCAACGTCGAAGGCCGGCACGATCCCTGTATCTGCCCCCGTGCCGTTCCCATTGCCGAGGCCATGGTCGCCCTGACTCTGATCGATCACTGGATGCGCCAACAGTTATCCCGCTTGAAATAG
- a CDS encoding acyltransferase, whose protein sequence is MKIGFVQNNPLFGDIENNLAQVLGVLAEESADLFVLPELFTTGYQFINREEALELAETVPDGLTTQSLISLAKNINAVIVGGIVEREGDAIYNSAVMVGPYGFIGKYQKAHLFDTEKQIFQPGTTPLAVFDIGCARVGMMICFDWRFPETARTLALKGADIIAHPANLVLKHCPDAMITRCLENGIFIATADRVGQEERIPGQRLKFMGQSQVVAPSGEVLYRASLDQEEVKVVELDIASARDKRLNPNNHLFADRREDLYRLN, encoded by the coding sequence ATGAAAATAGGGTTTGTACAAAATAATCCCCTATTCGGGGATATTGAGAACAACCTGGCGCAGGTGCTCGGTGTGCTGGCTGAAGAAAGCGCGGACCTTTTTGTCCTGCCGGAGCTTTTCACCACGGGCTATCAGTTCATCAACCGGGAGGAGGCCCTGGAACTTGCCGAAACCGTTCCCGACGGGTTGACCACCCAGTCTCTCATCTCTCTGGCAAAAAACATCAATGCCGTCATCGTCGGGGGAATCGTTGAGCGTGAAGGGGACGCCATTTACAACAGCGCCGTGATGGTGGGCCCTTACGGCTTCATCGGCAAATACCAGAAAGCCCATCTCTTCGATACCGAAAAGCAGATTTTTCAGCCGGGAACAACACCGCTCGCGGTTTTTGACATCGGTTGCGCGCGCGTGGGGATGATGATCTGTTTCGACTGGCGTTTTCCTGAAACCGCGCGCACACTGGCCTTAAAGGGCGCCGACATCATCGCTCATCCCGCCAATCTGGTTTTAAAACATTGCCCGGATGCCATGATCACCCGCTGTCTCGAAAACGGGATTTTTATCGCCACCGCAGACAGGGTCGGACAGGAGGAACGCATTCCCGGTCAACGTCTGAAGTTTATGGGTCAGAGTCAGGTGGTGGCCCCGTCCGGCGAGGTCTTGTACCGGGCATCCCTGGACCAGGAGGAAGTTAAGGTGGTCGAACTGGATATTGCGTCAGCCAGGGATAAACGCCTCAACCCGAACAATCATCTGTTTGCAGACCGAAGGGAAGACCTTTACAGACTCAATTAA
- a CDS encoding DUF1566 domain-containing protein has protein sequence MEKNKSRFLKSAEGSIYDSLTSLTWLANDSRLDLDKEVTWDEAEQYARDMNDKNFAGHNDWRMPTIHEATSLFEKSKLNKDFKGTDINIDSIFPPGMGNCSWTSETRGGEAQIIFYVNGLPYWYRKDDKTISHAVRLVRRD, from the coding sequence ATGGAAAAAAACAAGTCCCGATTTTTAAAAAGCGCAGAAGGAAGCATTTACGACTCCCTGACCAGCCTGACCTGGCTCGCCAACGACTCCCGGTTGGACCTGGATAAGGAAGTGACCTGGGACGAAGCCGAACAATATGCCAGGGATATGAACGATAAAAATTTCGCCGGTCACAACGATTGGCGGATGCCCACCATTCATGAAGCCACTTCCCTTTTCGAAAAATCCAAACTCAACAAGGATTTCAAAGGGACGGATATCAACATCGATTCCATTTTCCCTCCCGGAATGGGCAACTGCTCCTGGACCAGTGAAACCAGAGGCGGCGAAGCGCAAATCATATTTTATGTGAACGGGCTTCCCTACTGGTATCGCAAGGACGATAAAACCATTTCCCATGCCGTCCGCCTGGTCCGGCGCGATTAA
- a CDS encoding sigma-70 family RNA polymerase sigma factor: MNKETDKDEIEEEPENNRLLPVVRANESLARLDPLTAYLREIRQYEGLSEEEEHALAVKYKKTGDLNAAYRLTTAHLMMVVRIAMTFKREWNTMMDLVQEGNIGLMKAVKNFDPLRGVRLSAYATWWIRSYMLKYILDNWRLVRVGTTNVRRKLLFNLQKEKERLEREGFAPTTKLLAERFGVDEEEVIDVDASLGAADVPMDAPLSAGSTQTPADTLGHDQTPEQHVVSKMFKETLQEKIEAFKEDLKPVEQEILEDRVLSESPLSLQELGDRHGITREAIRQSEQRLLKKFKTYIKKHLPEAAEYFR; the protein is encoded by the coding sequence ATGAACAAAGAAACGGATAAAGACGAAATAGAAGAAGAACCGGAAAATAACCGTCTTCTTCCTGTGGTTCGGGCGAACGAATCCCTCGCCAGGCTGGACCCGCTGACCGCCTATTTACGGGAAATTCGGCAATACGAAGGACTTTCGGAGGAGGAAGAGCATGCCCTCGCCGTCAAATACAAGAAAACGGGGGATCTCAACGCCGCGTATCGGTTGACCACAGCCCACCTGATGATGGTGGTGCGAATTGCGATGACCTTCAAACGCGAATGGAATACCATGATGGATCTGGTGCAGGAAGGAAACATCGGTCTCATGAAGGCGGTCAAGAATTTCGATCCGCTTCGCGGCGTCCGGCTTTCCGCCTATGCGACCTGGTGGATTCGTTCCTATATGTTGAAATATATTCTCGACAATTGGCGGCTGGTGAGAGTCGGCACCACCAATGTGCGTAGAAAATTGCTTTTCAATCTGCAAAAGGAAAAAGAACGACTGGAAAGAGAAGGGTTCGCCCCCACCACCAAACTGCTGGCCGAACGATTCGGTGTGGACGAGGAGGAAGTGATCGATGTCGATGCCAGCCTGGGAGCCGCCGATGTGCCCATGGATGCCCCCTTGAGCGCCGGAAGCACCCAAACCCCTGCGGATACCTTAGGTCATGACCAAACCCCCGAACAACATGTCGTCTCTAAAATGTTCAAAGAAACACTGCAAGAAAAAATTGAGGCATTTAAGGAAGACCTGAAACCCGTTGAGCAGGAGATCCTCGAAGACCGCGTCTTGTCGGAATCCCCCCTTTCCCTTCAGGAACTCGGGGATCGCCATGGCATCACCCGCGAGGCAATTCGTCAATCAGAACAACGGCTGTTGAAAAAATTCAAAACTTATATTAAAAAACATCTACCGGAAGCGGCAGAGTATTTCCGTTAA